The Tamandua tetradactyla isolate mTamTet1 chromosome 13, mTamTet1.pri, whole genome shotgun sequence genome segment ATTGATCTCCTCTTCCTACTGGACAGCTCGGAGGGTGCCACCCTAGAGGGCTTCCTGCAGGCCAAGGCCTTTGTGAGGCGGTTTGTGCAGGCCGTGCTGAGTGAGGACTCCCGGGCCCGCGTGGGACTGGCCCAGTTCAGCAGGgagctggtggtggtggtgcccGTGGGGGAGTACCCGGATGTGCCAGACCTGATCCGGAGCCTCGACAGCATCCCCTTCAGCGGAGGCCCCACCTTGACAGGCGGGGCCTTGCGGCAGGTGGCTGAGCGTGGCTTTGGGAGTGCGGCCAGGACAGGCCAGGATCCTCGCAGGGTGGTCGTCCTGCTCACGGGCGCACGCTCCCAGGACGAGGTGGCTGACCCGGCACGTTATGTGAGGGCCCAAGACCTGCTTCTGCTGGCTGTGGGCAGCGAGGCTATGCGGGCAGAGCTGGAGGAGATCACCGGCAGCCCCAAGCACATGCTGGTCCATGCCGACCCACAGGACCTTGTCCACCAGATCCCCGAACTGCAGAGGATGCTGTGCAGCCGGCAGCAGCCAGGTAAGGTCCCGGCCAGGCTCTGGCTAAGGGTCTGCATCAGCCGGACCCAGCAGTGCAGATTTGTAGGCAGGCTGAACCCAGAGCCCCACACTTTCACGTACCAGCCTCATAGTTGGTAACTTCTCagtttgtctataaaatgggactaGATATGGTACTTCCTTaagtgggttttgtttttgtttttaaatgaggaTTAAGTAGGATAAGCAATATACAGGCTTAGTAGATGGTAAGTACTCAGTAAACTATGACTGCTGCTATTTAACGCTATTATTTAGTTACCATTACCAAGGAGTTCTGAATCTACTAAGCAGCCTACTGAGCTACTCTAGACAAGCAGATTTCTACTTTCTTTAATGGCAACCCACAAAAAGTAAAccagcacacagacacacacacgctTGAAATAAACATTTCATGAAACGTACTTATCCTTCCTACCTGGGATGCACACCTATAGTTTCCTGTCCTATTCTGTTGCACAACCCATAACGTTGATTTCATGGCCTGCTGCTGGAATGTGCTGTGCAGAACTTTGAATCTGCCCCTGGGGGTAGATGTTTCCATCTGCAGGCAGGGGCCAAACCTGCGGCCTTAGTGTGTAGTAGCTGAGGCACATGTTCGGTGGGGCATGCTGCTTTCTTCCCCagagaggtgggaggtgggaagcTGCATCCGGagctccccagcccctggtgtGACTTGTCAGAGATGAGTGGCCTTGCTTCCTGGAAGGGGGGGATAGGGCTCTGCCTGCCCACGTCTACCTGACCCTTTCCATGGCAGCCAGGGTGGTttgttttataaactttattttagaatagttttagatttagagGAAAATTGTAACAGCAGTGCAGAGACTTCTTATGTGCCCCACACCCAGTTTTCCTTCTTATTAACATCTTATGTTATGGGTGTGgcacatttgtcacaattaatgaaccagtATCGATACATTATTATTGATTGAAGTTTGTGCTTTAATCATATTTTGTTAActtttacctaatgtccttttccTGTTCCAGGTTCCCATAACagattacatttagttgtcactgtcacttggctgtgacagtttctcagagtTTCCTTGGGCCAGAGTAAAAACCAGTACATCAGATCATCAGATCCTCTTACTGGCAACTTAAACCTTTACAGTAGCTCCACTTTGCAcccataataaaacaaaaatctcctTTCCACTGGCTTCTAGAAGCTCTCTTTGATATGGTTACTGCAGACTTTTTGGCAGGGCCAGCTACAGAGGCCTTTCCTCTGCTTCAGAAGTCTTCCCCTGTCCCACCTGCTCACACTGACCCATCCTTCAGTTCTTAGCTGAAATGTCACCCTCTTAGAGAAGCCCTGACCCCTGCTCTCAATCCAGTTGCATTGCCCCACTGGTCTCTCTCATAGCACacctcaccctgccccccacctccgcCCATCCTCCTCTTCCACAGTGTTCACAGCATTTGTAATTCTGTTTGTTGTATGTCTATCTCCCCATAGACTGTCAGCCTACTGAAGGCAGGCATCAGCCCACTTTACCCACATGGGACTAGAGCAGGACATGGCAGGTGGTAGATGCTCAAATATGGGATGCTTGAGGGTGTAGGTGAAGATGCTGTCAAAAAAAGGACCCCAAAACTCAATAGTTTACATATGATAAGATTTTCTTTATCCCACACAAGGGGTCAGAGGCAAGTGGTCTGGGGCTGGCTAGGTGACTTGGCCAGTTTATGGATTTCATTTCAAGGTCCCGGTCACCATTTCTTAGCCAGTGggcaggggaaagagagaaagtggaaGGCAAGCAGCTTCCTTTATTGCAGATATAACTTGGAAGTTATACATGTACCGCCAGTCACATCAGAAGTTGTGAAGGTTAAATTGAATAAAACCTAGACACATGGCCACACCCAGCTTGAGGAGATGCTGGGAAATATAGTCTCACTGGGCATTCCTATGTTCTGCTGATATTCCATGAGAGGGGCATTCTAGAAGGCCATGGAGGATGGGTACTGCAGTGGACAGACAGCTACTGGCTGGCCTGAGGCTCTGCCCAGGCCGGAGCAGTCCCACTTTGCCAGCTGGGCCCCAATGAGGGACTCTGGCTCACAGGTGCTGTCCACAGAGGCCCATCCTCTGCTTGATCCTGTAGGCTGTCAAGCACAGTCGTTGGACCTGGTCTTCATGTTGGACGCCTCGGCCTCTGTGGGGCCAGACCACTTTTCCCAGATGCAGAGCTTTGTGAGAAGCTGTATCCTCCAGTTTGACGTGAACCCTGATATGACTCAGGTCGGCTTGGTGGTTTACGGCAGCCGGGTGCAGACAGCCTTCGGGCTGGACACGCACCTCACCCAAGCCGCAGTGCTACAGGCGATGAGCCAGGCCCCCGTCCTGGGCGGGGTGGGCTCGGCCGGCACTGCCCTGCTGCACATCTATGACAGCGTGATGACGGTCCAGAAGGGTGCCCGGCCTGGTGTCCCCAAGGCCGTGGTGGTACTCACGGGCGGAATGGGAGCAGAGGATGCGGCCGTCCCTGCCCAGAAGCTGAGAAACAATGGCGTCTCTGTCCTGGTTATTGGAGTGGGGCCAGTCCTGAGGGAGGCACTCTGGAGACTCGCAGGCCCCTGGGACTCCCTGATGCACGTGGCAGCTTACGGAGACCTGAGCTACCACCAGGATGCACTCATTGAGTGGCTGTGCAGAGGTGAGCGGGACAGTCCATGCCATTCAGGGCTGCCTCCCAGGGGGGCCTCAACCTGGGCCTACCTGTATACCCCAGTGAGGATCGCAGCCCCTCATCTATTGAGAACTTTCCATCTGCCAGGGTCTGTGCTGAGTCCTAAGTGCATTTGCTCTCTGGAAGGCATACCCACTCCCATTTGATATTAAAGGTGCAGAGAATTTGAGCAACACAGATTTCTCCTTCTCACACTTGAGAACGTGTAGGACTCCACTTAATCAGAAGGCATGCTTAGAATTCCCACAGAAACACCAAGAGTATAAGGAATGGCAGGCTGGCCAGCCTCCAAGCCTCCCTTTAGCCAGTGAACCCCTTGCTGCCTTGTCAGAAGCACATGGCAGCTATCACAACAATAAACATTGCCAGGTGCACAGTGCCTGGAGAGGCACTATGTGCACGTAGGGAAGCTGGGGCAACTTGGCCTTTTTAATCTAGCTGGGTGGTATGGAGAACCAACTGTGTGCTAAGCTTGTCACTTAAGGGCCAAGAGGCACACTTAAAAGCATGTGTGACACTTACTCCTGTGGCCTTGCATCTGTACAGGACTTATTTAGGGTTGGGGTCTTTGGGTCTGATTCGTGCTGGGCCTGAGGGGGGCATGTTCTCCATTGTAGAAGCCAAGCGGCTGGTCAACCTCTGCAAGCCCAGCCCATGTGTGAACGAGGGCACCTGCATCCTGCAGAACGGGAGCTACCGCTGCGAGTGCCGAGGTGGCTGGGGGGGACCCCACTGTGAGAACTGTAAGTGTGGTTGTGCTTTGTGTATGTGAGCTGAGGGGAAGGTCTCAGTCCTGTCAAGTCCTGGAGTTCTAGGGCACTTGTTCAGTAGAAGAAGCAATCAATCGTTTATTCGTCCACTCACGAATGGTTAGTGAGGTGGGAAAAATCCCAGGACAATGTGTTATCCTGGGAAGCAAATGGAAAAAGTGTTTCAGGGGGAAGAACTGATCATCTGGGTTGAATATTGCTGATAGGTCAGGTAAGATGGGGCCTGGGTATTAATTGGGTTTTAGCAAACTCGAGGTCACTGTTGCCTTGACAGTAGTTTTAATGTGGTGACTGGGCCTAAAGCCTCTCAGAGGTGGTTACAAAGAGAAAATGGAGACTGTCAGTACTGTCAAATCTCCAGGAGCTTtgctgaaaaggaaagaagaaagatgagGTGTTAACTGCAGAGAGAAGCTGAAGGGATCAAGAgagtttttggttttgttctctTTAAGATGGCAGAAAAAAACTACATGTTTATAGGCTGATGAGAAAACAGCTGCAAAGGAAAGAGGGGAGAATTGCTGGAGTAGATGAGAATCATCTGGTCTAGCACAGCAAACCACAGCCCAATGGCCAAATTTGACCTGTCACCTGTTTTTGCAACTAAAAGTTTTACTG includes the following:
- the VWA2 gene encoding von Willebrand factor A domain-containing protein 2 isoform X2, with the translated sequence MPSFLFLEAICVFLFCRVPPSLPLQEVHVSRETIEKISAANKMMWCSTAVDVLFLLDGSHSIGKGSFERSKHFAIMVSDTLDIKPEKVRVGALQFSSTPHLEFPLDSFSTLQEVKAKIKKMVFKGGSTETGLALKYLLHKGFPGGRNSSVPQILILITDGKSQGPITLPAKQLKERGVTVFAVGVRFPRWEELHVLASEPKEQHVLFAEKADDASNGLFSTLSSSAICTITSPDCQVKPHPCERRTLEIVREHAGSAPCWRGSQRTNAVLAGLCPFHRWRRVFLTYPTTCYRTTCPGPCDSQPCQYGGTCVSEGLDKYHCICPLAFGGEANCAALKLSLECRIDLLFLLDSSEGATLEGFLQAKAFVRRFVQAVLSEDSRARVGLAQFSRELVVVVPVGEYPDVPDLIRSLDSIPFSGGPTLTGGALRQVAERGFGSAARTGQDPRRVVVLLTGARSQDEVADPARYVRAQDLLLLAVGSEAMRAELEEITGSPKHMLVHADPQDLVHQIPELQRMLCSRQQPGCQAQSLDLVFMLDASASVGPDHFSQMQSFVRSCILQFDVNPDMTQVGLVVYGSRVQTAFGLDTHLTQAAVLQAMSQAPVLGGVGSAGTALLHIYDSVMTVQKGARPGVPKAVVVLTGGMGAEDAAVPAQKLRNNGVSVLVIGVGPVLREALWRLAGPWDSLMHVAAYGDLSYHQDALIEWLCREAKRLVNLCKPSPCVNEGTCILQNGSYRCECRGGWGGPHCENWVLRETAPKGGSQHVPAGGQWPFPSSQPQRRPEPAGR
- the VWA2 gene encoding von Willebrand factor A domain-containing protein 2 isoform X1, with the translated sequence MPSFLFLEAICVFLFCRVPPSLPLQEVHVSRETIEKISAANKMMWCSTAVDVLFLLDGSHSIGKGSFERSKHFAIMVSDTLDIKPEKVRVGALQFSSTPHLEFPLDSFSTLQEVKAKIKKMVFKGGSTETGLALKYLLHKGFPGGRNSSVPQILILITDGKSQGPITLPAKQLKERGVTVFAVGVRFPRWEELHVLASEPKEQHVLFAEKADDASNGLFSTLSSSAICTITSPDCQVKPHPCERRTLEIVREHAGSAPCWRGSQRTNAVLAGLCPFHRWRRVFLTYPTTCYRTTCPGPCDSQPCQYGGTCVSEGLDKYHCICPLAFGGEANCGGLGVTVGVAMTPAALKLSLECRIDLLFLLDSSEGATLEGFLQAKAFVRRFVQAVLSEDSRARVGLAQFSRELVVVVPVGEYPDVPDLIRSLDSIPFSGGPTLTGGALRQVAERGFGSAARTGQDPRRVVVLLTGARSQDEVADPARYVRAQDLLLLAVGSEAMRAELEEITGSPKHMLVHADPQDLVHQIPELQRMLCSRQQPGCQAQSLDLVFMLDASASVGPDHFSQMQSFVRSCILQFDVNPDMTQVGLVVYGSRVQTAFGLDTHLTQAAVLQAMSQAPVLGGVGSAGTALLHIYDSVMTVQKGARPGVPKAVVVLTGGMGAEDAAVPAQKLRNNGVSVLVIGVGPVLREALWRLAGPWDSLMHVAAYGDLSYHQDALIEWLCREAKRLVNLCKPSPCVNEGTCILQNGSYRCECRGGWGGPHCENWVLRETAPKGGSQHVPAGGQWPFPSSQPQRRPEPAGR
- the VWA2 gene encoding von Willebrand factor A domain-containing protein 2 isoform X5 encodes the protein MMWCSTAVDVLFLLDGSHSIGKGSFERSKHFAIMVSDTLDIKPEKVRVGALQFSSTPHLEFPLDSFSTLQEVKAKIKKMVFKGGSTETGLALKYLLHKGFPGGRNSSVPQILILITDGKSQGPITLPAKQLKERGVTVFAVGVRFPRWEELHVLASEPKEQHVLFAEKADDASNGLFSTLSSSAICTITSPDCQVKPHPCERRTLEIVREHAGSAPCWRGSQRTNAVLAGLCPFHRWRRVFLTYPTTCYRTTCPGPCDSQPCQYGGTCVSEGLDKYHCICPLAFGGEANCGGLGVTVGVAMTPAALKLSLECRIDLLFLLDSSEGATLEGFLQAKAFVRRFVQAVLSEDSRARVGLAQFSRELVVVVPVGEYPDVPDLIRSLDSIPFSGGPTLTGGALRQVAERGFGSAARTGQDPRRVVVLLTGARSQDEVADPARYVRAQDLLLLAVGSEAMRAELEEITGSPKHMLVHADPQDLVHQIPELQRMLCSRQQPGCQAQSLDLVFMLDASASVGPDHFSQMQSFVRSCILQFDVNPDMTQVGLVVYGSRVQTAFGLDTHLTQAAVLQAMSQAPVLGGVGSAGTALLHIYDSVMTVQKGARPGVPKAVVVLTGGMGAEDAAVPAQKLRNNGVSVLVIGVGPVLREALWRLAGPWDSLMHVAAYGDLSYHQDALIEWLCREAKRLVNLCKPSPCVNEGTCILQNGSYRCECRGGWGGPHCENWVLRETAPKGGSQHVPAGGQWPFPSSQPQRRPEPAGR
- the VWA2 gene encoding von Willebrand factor A domain-containing protein 2 isoform X3; translated protein: MPSFLFLEAICVFLFCRVPPSLPLQEVHVSRETIEKISAANKMMWCSTAVDVLFLLDGSHSIGKGSFERSKHFAIMVSDTLDIKPEKVRVGALQFSSTPHLEFPLDSFSTLQEVKAKIKKMVFKGGSTETGLALKYLLHKGFPGGRNSSVPQILILITDGKSQGPITLPAKQLKERGVTVFAVGVRFPRWEELHVLASEPKEQHVLFAEKADDASNGLFSTLSSSAICTITSPDCQVKPHPCERRTLEIVREHAGSAPCWRGSQRTNAVLAGLCPFHRWRRVFLTYPTTCYRTTCPGPCDSQPCQYGGTCVSEGLDKYHCICPLAFGGEANCALKLSLECRIDLLFLLDSSEGATLEGFLQAKAFVRRFVQAVLSEDSRARVGLAQFSRELVVVVPVGEYPDVPDLIRSLDSIPFSGGPTLTGGALRQVAERGFGSAARTGQDPRRVVVLLTGARSQDEVADPARYVRAQDLLLLAVGSEAMRAELEEITGSPKHMLVHADPQDLVHQIPELQRMLCSRQQPGCQAQSLDLVFMLDASASVGPDHFSQMQSFVRSCILQFDVNPDMTQVGLVVYGSRVQTAFGLDTHLTQAAVLQAMSQAPVLGGVGSAGTALLHIYDSVMTVQKGARPGVPKAVVVLTGGMGAEDAAVPAQKLRNNGVSVLVIGVGPVLREALWRLAGPWDSLMHVAAYGDLSYHQDALIEWLCREAKRLVNLCKPSPCVNEGTCILQNGSYRCECRGGWGGPHCENWVLRETAPKGGSQHVPAGGQWPFPSSQPQRRPEPAGR
- the VWA2 gene encoding von Willebrand factor A domain-containing protein 2 isoform X4 produces the protein MPSFLFLEAICVFLFCRVPPSLPLQEVHVSRETIEKISAANKMMWCSTAVDVLFLLDGSHSIGKGSFERSKHFAIMVSDTLDIKPEKVRVGALQFSSTPHLEFPLDSFSTLQEVKAKIKKMVFKGGSTETGLALKYLLHKGFPGGRNSSVPQILILITDGKSQGPITLPAKQLKERGVTVFAVGVRFPRWEELHVLASEPKEQHVLFAEKADDASNGLFSTLSSSAICTITSPDCQVKPHPCERRTLEIVREHAGSAPCWRGSQRTNAVLAGLCPFHRWRRVFLTYPTTCYRTTCPGPCDSQPCQYGGTCVSEGLDKYHCICPLAFGGEANCGGLGVTVGVAMTPAALKLSLECRIDLLFLLDSSEGATLEGFLQAKAFVRRFVQAVLSEDSRARVGLAQFSRELVVVVPVGEYPDVPDLIRSLDSIPFSGGPTLTGGALRQVAERGFGSAARTGQDPRRVVVLLTGARSQDEVADPARYVRAQDLLLLAVGSEAMRAELEEITGSPKHMLVHADPQDLVHQIPELQRMLCSRQQPGCQAQSLDLVFMLDASASVGPDHFSQMQSFVRSCILQFDVNPDMTQVGLVVYGSRVQTAFGLDTHLTQAAVLQAMSQAPVLGGVGSAGTALLHIYDSVMTVQKGARPGVPKAVVVLTGGMGAEDAAVPAQKLRNNGVSVLVIGVGPVLREALWRLAGPWDSLMHVAAYGDLSYHQDALIEWLCRGERDSPCHSGLPPRGASTWAYLYTPVRIAAPHLLRTFHLPGSVLSPKCICSLEGIPTPI